The genomic DNA GGCTCCCACCCTgctcgacgacggcgggacgagaAGATGCAGAGCTGTGGACTGGTGGGGGAGACGGAGTAGGAAGACGCAGGCGAGATCCGGAGATAAGCAGAGGGGGGAGATCCGGTGGAGCGGAATCAGTTCGCCACGACGAGcggccgtcgccgtcaccgGAGCGGAAGGGGAAGAGAGCCCGGAGGCATTGCAGCCGAACGGAGGGGATATTTGCAAAATATTAGGGGGTTTTCTGCAATTATTTGGATCGAGATTATTAATCGAGATCCAATTTAGAGGTTTATATGAAAATAGTTGGATcacgactattaatcgcgatccaatttgaGGGTGCTACGTGCAAAAACCTCGTCGACCTGCCttggccggccatggcggctcTACCCCGAGCCCGCCGCCTCCAGGCCCGACCTCTGCGCTCAGGCTGCATCCGCACGCCCGCTGAAATAAGCCTTCCTTTTCTCCATCTCGTAACCCCCGCACCCGAACGCGAAGAaggttggagagagagagaggaaggcggacgccgtcgccgcggctgCAATGGAGCTCCAGGTGCTGCGCAGCGCAACGACGGCGGCCGTGCGAACGGGACCAACGACTCTGTCCCTATCGCACATCGCCTTGGTGGCGGTGATTTGGACGGTGAAGCTGccggcctgcggcggcggcggcggcggagtgagGGCATCAGCGAGACAGCGACTTCCGGGAATCTGAAGCTGGACGAGGTTCTGTACTTCAGCTAGAACCATACTAGCAGACAACCTGATTGGCTGTCATCCCTCCGTGAATTATTCTTTCTCCACGATCAAATGGTGCGTGATCATCTACTCGTGAAAGGCTGCATCAATTTGTTCGATTTCCATTGAAGCAGAAAGTACCAAAGAATTTGGGCTCGACTTGAAACAGAGCATGCATGTCTGACATCTCGGTTTTATGGCATTATCTTAAATTTGCTCGGGGCAGCATCTTTCCAGATCCTTTCAAGCTTCTGAATGTTTCTGCCTGTTAACTGTTAAGAGCTAATTTGCCGAGCACAGCTGTTGGAATTGTTTCGCAAGACATGCACATTTTAAGTTTCCTACAGGTAATAAATTTAGCTCAGACACTCCATGCATTACAGCTTGTTGAAGCCAACTCACCACAAACAAAACAATTGAGAAAAACATTACAAGCATTACAGCTTGCTGGGGATATCAGATTATGCATAAATGCATACCATCAAATGAGCAAAACTGGGAACGATCTGTCGGATCAAAAAACATTAGGCACAGAAGACAGTATCTCAATCAGCTGGTACGCATACTTCACTAACAAACAGGAAACATGATTTCCCAAATCAACACACATTGCGTACAGCAGCCCTCATTGTAAGCTAACATATAGCAAAAACTCCGTACGAAGAAAAGCACCCTTTTCATCTTGCGGCAAGTGCAAGCATGGGTGAAATCATTCCTTGAATCCCCTGCAACGTGTGCTGTATCTGGATCTCTTCTCCAACCATTCTCTTGAGATTCCTGATGTGCATCCTCAGCTTATCATCAGATCGGATATCCTCCTCTCGCATCTCCACAACCTTGTTTGCTACACCCAACAAGAACCTTGCATACCTTGGCAATGTCGCATTCCGGCGAAGGAACTCAAGCAGCAGCCCAAGTTCCTCTTTATCCAAATTCCCAATGCATCTCACCAGCTTTCTCCTCGCAACCAGCTCCTCCATCACAGCCACAGCGCTTCTTGGGTTGTTCTTAACCAAAGCTGAAACCAGAGCCTCTTTGTGCCTGAACTTTCTCAGTAACTTATCATGCTCCGCAATTTTAACCTTCTTAGGCTTCTTAATCACAAAGTCACCCTCCTTAGCCTTCTCATTCTGTCCACGGAGGAAGTACCGGAAGTAATTTGGCTTCAACACGGGCTTCTCAGGCTCTGGCGATACCCAATCAATCTCACCACTGCCAGCCTTCGTCCCTTCATCCTCCTCGTCaacagccttcttcttcctcttgcccaTATAAATCTTCCCTTTTGCAGACCCAGCCACCAGCACAGTGCCACAGGGCGAACAAGCCACGGAAAGGAGCGGCTGCGGGTGCCGCAACGAGTGCGTGATCTTAAGCTTCCCAAAATCAAAGCACTTCACATACCCATCAATGCCCGCACTAAGCAGCCGGGTCTCCCCAGTGGTGGCCATCTTCCCAAGCGCCAGCGCCATCACTGTCTTGACATGGCTCTCCACGGAGTGCACGAGCCGGCCACCCCCAATGACGTCCCAAATCTTGACCACGTTCCCTCCGGCCGTGGCCAGCAGCCCGCCGGACGGCAGGAACAGCACGCTCTCCACCAATTCCCCATGGGAGAAGGACAAAGACGGGCCAGCGTTCCCCGTGCGGGCATCCCACAATTTGACGCTGCGGTCATAGGAGCCGGTGGCGAAGATGTTGTGGTCGGCCGGGGAGGCCGCACCGCCACGGATGTAGTCCTTGTGGGCGGCGGGGACGGTGAAGACGGGCGTCTCCGAGGGCACGTCCCAGTAGGTGAGGAGCGCGTCGTCTCCGGCGGTGAGCAGGTGGAGCTTGTCCCCGCCGCCGACCGGGTACCGGACGACGCGGGTctcggcggcgtgggcgcggaGCGTGCGGAGGGCGGCGCCCGTCGCGGGCTTGTCGGCGCGGAAGACGCGGACGACCCCCTTcttgtcgccggcggcgaggagggcgccGTCGCAGCGGAAGGAGGGGGAGAAGACGAGGTCGCCCGCGACGGAGATCCGGCGCAGCGACTTGAGCGGGTCGCCGGAGAAGAGGTGCAGCGAGGTGGAccacgcggcggcgagggtcggcgaggaggcggtggcggcggcaggggcgaaGGTGAGGTCGGTGACGGGGAAGTCGGCGCCGGAGACGAGCTCGGAGGAGCGGAAGGCGCGCCAATAGGATCCGTCCagggaggcgcgcgcggcggcgccccgggaggggaggagcgcCTGGTGCGGCGACGCGGGGAAGAAAGGCTTGGAGGTGTCGGCGGCCGCCATGGTTGCTACGGCGGCGAATTGGGGGAGAAACCCTAGTGGGCGGGGAGCGGAAGGGTTTATGGGTTTGGTAACGGGCCGGTGAGAGGAAAACTGTTATTAGACGCTCGTTTACTAATGGGCCGGTGAGGGTTTATGGTTTCCAGAAACCTCCACCTGGCCCTCTCCTTTGTGCTCTAGGCCGCCACCTCAGGGCAGCGGCGACGGTTGGCTGCCGCAGGGTACGCGGCACCAGCCGCGCCCACGGCAGCCAACGACGGGCGGGtgggcgtcggcggcgtggGTCGTGGTGTGCTTCCTGGCCATGATGGCCCACCGGACGCATGCTGGTACGTGTAGCATGTCCGTTCACCCGCACCTTGCACGGCGATCGATGGCAATTTAAGCCACGTTTATCTTTTCAATGTCTTCCTAAAGGGCTCGTTTTCTTTCGTCGATTTGGAATGGGTGGAGTGGAGTCGGGAAAGTgtggagttggtgaagtggagctaATTTTTGtaaggtggagtgctgccaaacatcTCTAGATGGTATAATAAGCTACTGATAGCGAAAACATTACATATATGTACCGTTGCCTGTATGTACCGACAGAGTTTCGGTCCTGTATTTGTCGGTCCTGTATTTTCTAGAGGTTTGTTCAATCCATGATATCTTTTGATGGCTAGTTATGTGTTATTAGGTGGGGTTTGACAGCACTCCATTTCAGAAAAATTAGCTTCACTCCATCAGCTAAAAAAATCGCAGCTAAACACATCTAGCTACACCAACTCCAGCTCCATCAATTCCagctctagaaaaaaaaagataggagGGATTCATGTTTTTTTATACCTCAAGGGTGCTCCACACTCGTTACACCGGTTCGACTGAGAAAGGGAAAATCCCGCCACCCCCTCATCCCGTCGCCCCCCGCCTCCAGCGAAatctagcgccgccgccaccgccgcctccggagCGGTCGCGGGCGCGGGCACGGACGAGTTCGAGACGCGGCCGTGCAAGCGCGTCAGCCTCTCGATGGACAGCCCCTCGTCGGGATCCGGGACGGTCTCCGACCGCAGCGACCTCAGCCACGGCGCCAGCTCCGGGTCCGGGTCCGGGCAGATTTACCGCCCCGTGCCACGGTCCGGCGGGTTCGAGCTGGCGGACTGCGCGATGAGCCGGCCTGTCGAGGACGACGACCCGCTcagctccctctccctctcgctcCCGGGCACGGACCAGCGGTTCCACCAtgaccgcgccgccgtcgccgtcaccgccctcgccttcctccccaccaccaccagcccccgtcgccgtcgcagcGACCTCGTCGTACCCGTTCAACCCCGACTTCATGGCGGCGATGCAGGAGCTGATCCGCACGGAGGTGCAGCGGTACATAGCAAGCGTGGGCGTCCGCGCCGGGTGCGGCCCCGCGGGCGGCGCCGAGCTCTGCATGCCCCAGCTGGTGGAGGGCGTCATGCGCGTCGCCGCCGAGCGCGTCGGCACCGTCGGGCGGATCCAGTAGCCCCGGACCGGTCCAGTCAGCCTAGGCAGAACGCAATCTGTTCTTATCAGTAGAGCGAAAGAAAACTTTGTCTCGAattttttcaattttattttctcGAACTGCTGTGCGAAACCGAAACAGCAGTCAAGAACTGGGAAAAGAGTGGGAGATGGAAatgggagagagggagagatgcAAGGCTGAGCAAAGCTTAAGCTGCATGTAATGTTGGGTATGGCAGCGCTGCCTTCTGTACAGGAAAGAAATTCGAAATGGATCGCGCACAATCTGAACTCGCCATTTGTGAGCATTCACCGTGAGCAGAATAGAACGTCCCCACCGAATTCTCATATTTCTGAAGCCTGGAACACTACAATCCGTCAAACACGTAGAATAGCTTCATGTTTTTCTgaagctggtggagtggagctggaaAAGTGTGAAGCTGATTTTTGTGAGTTAGAGTGCTGCCAAAAATAATATAGTTTCATAGCGAGTGCATATTCTAGTTCTAGTCATACAAACAACTAACTAAGGGCCTGTTCGGCtagacttataagccggctgaaaagttgaaacagctgatttgttgtgaaagaaaaatactatttgatGGCCGATAAGtcagctgataagctgaagcgaacagaacCCTAAACATCGGCACGCCAACTAAAAGATGCAGCACGTGTGATAAGTTAGGAAACCGTCTGAAGTAACTAAACTTGTGGCCACATTGTTTTTTAACTGGAGCAGCTGTGGATCCTGGGGACGTGTTGAAGGCTTTGAGCACCTCAAGACGAGGGGAATCTTCATCTGCAACCACGTATCGCCGCTGGACATCTTCCTCGTCACCGGCACCGTCGGCGTCGCCAAAAAGGAGGTCAGCCAGGATTGATTGGTATCCTGTTAGTCCCATGAATGATTTGGGCAAGCCTCGTCTGCGGGGAGGAACAGCACCGTTCGGGTGCGGCCGGTGCCGCTCACCGTGAAGGTCCTGCCGCCGATCAGGACCGACGGCTGGGAGGAAGGCCGGATCAGCGAGTGCCTGGAGATGGTGCGGTCGCTCTTCGCCGACAACCTCCCCGACTCGCAGAAGCCGCTCGACGCTCTCGCCGCCAGGAAGGCTGACTAATTCACACTTCAGTACTTCACagttacacacacacacacactgatTGTTGATTTCCAACAACATAGCTCACCTGTTCtcgtatttttatttttatttttttggaacgTGAGGCATTGAGATGATATTTCTGTAGACATGTGTTTCGATTCCAACCTATTACACAGGCGCAGTACCACTCTGTTTGCCAAGACTTGTACAACAGTAGATGCCCTATACAATCGAAAGGAGAACAGCAGTGAATGCCAGACCAAAATTGTTCAAGTGTCGAACATGGTTGCGTTCGGCAGTCCCGTTAAGCTCTGTGCACGGAGCTCTACTTGATCCCACTGAGGACCAAGCATTCCTTTAAACACCAACAATTCTATGACTTGTACACAGGTCAAATGTGGGAATATAGCAGTCTTAGGTTCATCTTACTGCGGTTCATCTTACTGCTTCAGCAAACTAATCGCAATGTTTCTGCTTAACCATGGACTCCCTTTCCGACTGGAACAGGCCAGATTTTTCAACATCATCTAGTGACAGTACCCGAAATTCCGGCAGGGAGGCACTGAAGGCATTAGAAAATAGGATCAAGAGGCTCCGGCAGGCCTGCTCCTCTTCCAAGCGCTCCATCTCCGTGCGCGGCGCAGCAGGATCCTTCCAGGGTTGATAGTAATGCCTGAAGATGAATAAACATGATTAAATTCTGCAACATACAGACGTCCAGCGCTTGTGTCATCATAAGAGAAGCGTATAAAAATTGAATAGTCTACATTCAGAGCCCATACCATCTCCATGAAGGATTAGATTCAGCAGGACACCGTATCTTTGAGCAAAGCATTTCAATCTTTCCACGGTTGTCGGCCAGGTGCTTGTTCGCTGCTTCAAcaaggtaaaaagaaaaaaattgaatgaGATGCCTCGTTACTCCAGCAAGGAGACAACAAGAGCACAAAGACAGCCTACAGTTTATAGACTAATTTAGGTTCATCCAATCTCTTTATGATCAGCATTAGAATGCAGCAAAGTCAGAAGTGTACCTTGCTTACTGGATCTGTCAAGAAGCAACAAGCAAAGAGCCATCACAACTGATGGCAAAGAATCACTGTTCTTTTGCACATGGTCTTGAAGGTATAATATATGACAGCTAGCGTATCATTCACACTGCAACTTTCTACCGTTTCAACCCTTTCATATGCATCATTCAAGAAAGAATGAAGAGTTCCAAGACTGCTGGTGCTCCGTGCAAGATCTCCACTCTTTCTATGAGAGATGCTGGATATCCTCCCAAGTATTACAGAAGCCACTAACAAGCGCAAAAGCTTTGAAAGTGGAGACTCATTTATTGGTGACTCTTTTGAGGATATTTCCAACATAGACCTTTGGTTAGAGTACAACCAAAAGATGTTTGAAGTTGCCCAAGAAACAACCATTTATATTCTTGACTTATCCTgtcaaacaaaacaaagatTTACATAACATTCCATATAATCCTTGGGCAGACAAAACAACTGCTCAATAACTTGTACGCATAGACAAGATTACATTTTTCATGATGCTATAGATACCTAATCATTATCTATATAAAACTTAAACATTCATGGTATGTATACGAATAATTATAAATCTACTGAATTTCAAGCAgatcaataaaaaaaaaggaacataagGATTACACAGTTTTAGATAATCAAAACAAATTAACAATGCTAAAAACGTGCTTTTAGTGGCTAGTGAATTAAAGGCAATACACGAATAAAGTACCATTTCAGATAAATTGGTATAGGACCATTCATAAGAATGGATCAATACCG from Setaria italica strain Yugu1 chromosome VII, Setaria_italica_v2.0, whole genome shotgun sequence includes the following:
- the LOC101776692 gene encoding protein SLOW WALKER 1 → MAAADTSKPFFPASPHQALLPSRGAAARASLDGSYWRAFRSSELVSGADFPVTDLTFAPAAATASSPTLAAAWSTSLHLFSGDPLKSLRRISVAGDLVFSPSFRCDGALLAAGDKKGVVRVFRADKPATGAALRTLRAHAAETRVVRYPVGGGDKLHLLTAGDDALLTYWDVPSETPVFTVPAAHKDYIRGGAASPADHNIFATGSYDRSVKLWDARTGNAGPSLSFSHGELVESVLFLPSGGLLATAGGNVVKIWDVIGGGRLVHSVESHVKTVMALALGKMATTGETRLLSAGIDGYVKCFDFGKLKITHSLRHPQPLLSVACSPCGTVLVAGSAKGKIYMGKRKKKAVDEEDEGTKAGSGEIDWVSPEPEKPVLKPNYFRYFLRGQNEKAKEGDFVIKKPKKVKIAEHDKLLRKFRHKEALVSALVKNNPRSAVAVMEELVARRKLVRCIGNLDKEELGLLLEFLRRNATLPRYARFLLGVANKVVEMREEDIRSDDKLRMHIRNLKRMVGEEIQIQHTLQGIQGMISPMLALAAR